One Hevea brasiliensis isolate MT/VB/25A 57/8 chromosome 5, ASM3005281v1, whole genome shotgun sequence genomic region harbors:
- the LOC110651943 gene encoding receptor-like protein 46 gives MDLLYGLESWNSTSDDCCQWKYVACDYLQKVTALDLSNITFFQPFKTLVTSDVLTPLFRLQTLSSLHICKIDIHGEISGVGFANLTNLVELFMDENSFNGSIPPQLFSLRHLERLDLSENLIGGTLDNNLGDLSNLKELSLDNNLIQGKIPLQIGNLTNLEALSLSHNKLSGAIPLQIGNLSNVLTLYLNDNNLSGQIPPSIQKMEQLQILALENNLLSGDIPTWLLDFKNMQELYLGGNKLSLGKIIIVPRSKFFVLSLRSCNLSGEIPFWLSTQTFLLYLDLSENNLEGNFPKWLAESDILYLILSSNKLSGSLPSRLFQFQRLYILILSSNNFSGPLPDTIGEAIGMRILMLSNNNFSGSLPASISNMLKLELLDLSSNQFSSNEFPIFNPNSSLVYADFSFNKFFGNVPVTFPLTTEVILLSHNHFSGFLPQCLTNFSHMKYLDFHDNNIIGEIPVFLTEISSLHILNLRNNFLNGSIPINLSSLSALQILDLSINNLDGKIPPSLGNLTGMINDHDDSSSSIFSQIPFPSFWLQENRKLNDFKGSWQLHDLEVFWKKLKQGLPSQHLQMYTFLDLSSNQLSGEIPDCLGVMKNLKSFNLSNNKLSGKIPMSFGDLQSLESLDLSHNNLNGEIPQTLAKLLQLSYLDLSNNKLVGHIPSGPQMDRLNDPNSYTNNSGLCGLQIQIPCESEKFTPKTKQKQGKPKKRKSWETWFSWGMAVIGYSSGFFSTILVMYVIGYFNAAPLQGRRRHIRHNTLFCF, from the coding sequence ATGGATCTGCTTTATGGCTTAGAGTCCTGGAACTCAACTTCTGATGATTGCTGTCAGTGGAAATACGTCGCTTGTGATTATTTGCAAAAGGTGACTGCTCTTGATCTCTCCAATATCACTTTCTTCCAACCCTTTAAGACTCTTGTGACTTCTGATGTTTTAACTCCACTTTTTCGCCTGCAAACACTCTCTTCACTTCACATTTGTAAAATTGACATACATGGTGAAATCTCAGGAGTTGGGTTTGCCAATTTAACTAACCTTGTTGAACTTTTCATGGATGAAAACAGCTTCAATGGGTCCATTCCTCCTCAGTTATTTTCTTTGAGGCATTTAGAGCGTCTTGATTTGAGTGAGAATTTGATTGGTGGCACATTAGACAACAATTTAGGAGATCTTTCCAACTTGAAGGAGTTATCCTTGGATAATAACTTAATCCAAGGAAAGATTCCTTTGCAGATTGGAAATCTCACTAATTTGGAAGCATTGTCTCTAAGTCACAACAAATTATCTGGAGCAATTCCTTTACAGATTGGTAACCTATCCAATGTTTTAACTCTTTATTTAAATGACAACAATTTGTCAGGACAGATTCCTCCATCCATTCAAAAGATGGAACAATTGCAAATTCTTGCTTTAGAAAATAATTTACTCTCTGGTGACATCCCAACATGGCTGCTTGATTTCAAGAACATGCAGGAATTGTATCTTGGGGGAAATAAACTTTCCTTGGGAAAGATTATCATCGTGCCAAGAAGCAAATTTTTTGTATTGTCTTTGAGATCTTGCAATCTTTCAGGTGAAATTCCATTTTGGCTTTCCACTCAGACCTTTCTTTTATACCTGGACTTGAGTGAGAATAACCTGGAAGGAAACTTCCCTAAATGGCTAGCAGAAAGCGATATCTTATATTTGATTTTATCATCTAACAAGCTTTCAGGTTCTCTGCCATCTCGCTTATTTCAGTTTCAAAGGTTATACATTCTTATCCTTTCAAGTAATAATTTCTCAGGACCATTGCCGGATACTATTGGTGAAGCCATCGGAATGAGAATACTCATGTTGTCAAATAACAATTTCTCTGGATCACTGCCTGCGTCCATCTCAAACATGCTTAAGCTAGAGTTGCTGGATTTGTCAAGCAACCAATTTTCAAGCAATGAGTTTCCAATTTTTAATCCAAATTCCTCACTGGTTTATGCTGATTTTTCCTTCAACAAATTCTTTGGCAACGTTCCTGTTACTTTCCCATTGACTACAGAAGTGATTCTATTAAGCCATAATCatttttctggtttcttgcctCAGTGTCTCACAAATTTTAGCCATATGAAGTACCTTGATTTCCATGACAATAACATCATAGGTGAAATCCCAGTGTTTTTGACCGAGATCTCTTCTCTTCACATACTGAATCTCAGAAATAATTTTCTCAATGGGTCTATTCCAATTAACTTGTCAAGTCTTAGTGCTCTACAAATACTTGATCTCTCCATTAACAACCTTGATGGAAAAATCCCACCTAGTCTAGGAAATCTTACTGGAATGATTAATGATCATGATGATTCCTCATCAAGTATCTTCAGTCAAATTCCCTTCCCTTCCTTCTGGTTGCAAGAGAACCgtaaattaaatgattttaagggCTCCTGGCAATTACATGATTTGGAAGTGTTTTGGAAGAAGTTGAAGCAAGGTTTACCTAGCCAACACCTTCAGATGTATACATTTTTAGACCTATCAAGCAACCAGTTATCAGGAGAAATTCCTGATTGTTTAGGTGTTATGAAAAATTTGAAGTCATTTAACTTATCCAACAACAAACTCTCTGGAAAGATACCAATGAGTTTTGGTGATTTGCAAAGCTTAGAGAGCCTGGATTTATCCCACAACAATCTCAATGGTGAAATTCCTCAGACATTGGCAAAGTTGTTGCAGCTTAGTTACTTGGACTTGAGTAACAATAAATTGGTAGGTCACATCCCAAGCGGTCCTCAAATGGATAGGTTGAATGATCCAAATTCATACACCAACAACAGTGGATTGTGTGGATTGCAAATCCAGATACCATGTGAGAGTGAGAAGTTCACACCTAAAACAAAGCAAAAACAGGGAAAGCCAAAGAAGAGAAAGAGTTGGGAGACATGGTTTTCATGGGGAATGGCAGTGATTGGATATTCTTCAGGATTTTTTTCTACAATTTTGGTTATGTATGTCATCGGCTACTTCAATGCTGCACCATTGCAAGGTCGTAGACGCCACATCAGACATAATActcttttttgtttttaa
- the LOC110632554 gene encoding receptor-like protein 46 yields the protein MAGNSLIGSLPPQLFSLRRLEYLDVSYNFLGGNVPAQIGNLTKLKFFSLYSNKVSGAIPPSLMLLTRLEYLDLGHNFFTMEIPTDIGNLSNISYLSLRENNFSGEIPPSIQKMEDLEVADLCENNLEGTLPQWLADTGIKYLDFSNNKFSGSLPPHLFQSQSFLALALSYNNLSGELPETIGEASRMKILVLSGNRFFGTVPPSISKLGLSWLDLSCNKFSGNEFPIFNPNSSLAYIDFSFNKLSGEVPVTFPLVVKVLLLNENEFSGVLPQEIAKFSRLRYLNLRSNNIGGEIPNFLSQMSSLLILNLRNNSFNGSIPISLSNLSALQILDLSYNNLSGKIPLGFGNLTGMINNHDCPAKHDVPAKPSGQIPFPSSIAMARHVNRTSFWDAKVHILRNLEVFWKKFERGLPIQNLHLYTFLDLSNNQLSGEIPDSLGRLKSLKSLNLSNNNFFGGIPWSFGGLQRMESLDLSHNNFSGEIPHTFGNLLQLSNLDLSNNKLEGCIPGGPQMDRMNDPNSYANNSGLRGMQIKVPCEEIPSKPKQVKEKMVKKSKSSETWFSWEMAVIGYPFGFLSTILALYVTDYFYMA from the coding sequence ATGGCTGGTAATAGTTTGATTGGCTCCCTTCCTCCCCAGTTGTTTTCTTTAAGGCGCCTGGAGTATCTTGACGTAAGTTATAATTTCCTTGGAGGGAATGTACCTGCACAGATTGGAAATCTCACAAAATTGAAGTTTTTTTCACTCTACAGCAACAAAGTTTCTGGAGCAATTCCACCATCACTGATGCTTTTGACAAGGTTAGAATATTTGGATTTGGGACATAATTTTTTTACCATGGAAATACCAACTGATATCGGCAACCTCTCAAACATCTCTTATTTGAGCTTACGTGAGAACAATTTTTCTGGAGAGATCCCTCCATCAATTCAAAAGATGGAAGACTTAGAAGTAGCAGATTTATGTGAGAACAACCTTGAAGGAACTCTCCCTCAATGGTTAGCTGATACTGGTATTAAATATTTGGATTTTTCAAATAACAAGTTCTCGGGTTCTCTGCCACCTCACTTATTTCAATCTCAGAGTTTTCTGGCTCTTGCACTTTCATATAATAATTTGTCAGGAGAATTGCCAGAAACTATTGGTGAAGCCTCTAGAATGAAAATACTCGTTTTGTCAGGCAACCGGTTCTTTGGAACAGTGCCTCCATCCATCTCAAAGCTTGGACTAAGTTGGCTGGACTTGTCATGCAACAAATTTTCAGGCAATGAGTTTCCAATATTTAATCCAAATTCATCTTTGGCTTATATTGATTTTTCCTTCAATAAACTATCAGGTGAGGTTCCTGTGACTTTTCCATTGGTTGTAAAAGTGCTTCTGTTAAACGAAAATGAGTTTTCTGGTGTCTTGCCTCAAGAAATCGCAAAATTCAGCCGGCTCCGATACCTTAATCTCCGAAGCAACAATATTGGAGGTGAAATCCCAAATTTTCTCTCTCAGATGTCTTCTCTTCTAATTTTAAATCTGAGAAATAATTCTTTCAATGGGTCCATTCCAATCAGTTTGTCAAATCTTAGTGCTCTTCAAATTCTTGATCTCTCTTACAATAACCTTAGTGGAAAAATCCCACTTGGTTTTGGAAATCTTACAGGGATGATCAATAATCATGATTGCCCAGCAAAACATGATGTCCCAGCAAAACCCTCTGGTCAAATTCCCTTTCCTTCCTCCATTGCGATGGCAAGGCATGTTAATCGGACTTCCTTTTGGGATGCAAAAGTTCATATATTGCGTAATTTGGAAGTTTTCTGGAAGAAGTTTGAGCGAGGTCTGCCTATTCAGAACCTTCACCTATATACCTTTTTAGACCTATCTAACAATCAATTATCAGGTGAAATTCCTGATAGTTTAGGCAGATTGAAAAGTTTGAAGTCATTGAACTTATCAAATAACAATTTCTTTGGAGGAATACCATGGAGTTTTGGTGGTTTACAACGCATGGAGAGCTTAGATTTATCACACAATAATTTTTCTGGTGAAATTCCACACACATTCGGAAATCTATTGCAGCTAAGTAACTTGGATTTGAGCAACAATAAATTGGAAGGTTGCATTCCAGGTGGTCCTCAAATGGATAGAATGAATGACCCAAATTCTTATGCTAACAATAGTGGGTTACGTGGAATGCAAATTAAAGTACCATGTGAGGAGATACCTTCTAAGCCAAAGCAGGTGAAAgagaaaatggtgaagaagagtAAGAGCTCGGAGACATGGTTTTCCTGGGAAATGGCAGTGATTGGATATCCTTTTGGATTTTTGTCAACAATTTTGGCTTTGTATGTTACTGACTATTTCTATATGGCATGA